One Leisingera sp. M658 genomic window carries:
- a CDS encoding alpha/beta fold hydrolase, translating to MAEVLLIHGSCHGAWCWRDVIPALEATGHSARAITLPGHGDGRDPASVTLAETAEAIASASTPDTLVLGHSWGGFPISAAAEAAPENLRGLIYLCAYIPVSGMSLIDMRKAGPRQTLLGATAKNPAGTGYKFLPDTAPDLFYHDCPVETVRFALKNLCLQPIPPQDTAVQLSERFEGVPKAYIRCLGDRVIPPEYQTQMAAQLPPQRVYDMQTSHSPFFADPDGLADLIGRIAKDF from the coding sequence TTGGCTGAGGTTCTTCTGATCCATGGATCCTGCCATGGCGCCTGGTGCTGGCGCGATGTGATCCCGGCGCTGGAAGCGACCGGCCACAGCGCCCGTGCGATCACCCTGCCCGGCCATGGCGACGGCCGGGATCCGGCAAGCGTCACTTTGGCAGAAACGGCTGAAGCCATCGCATCAGCCTCCACTCCGGACACCCTCGTGCTGGGGCATTCCTGGGGCGGTTTTCCCATTTCCGCCGCGGCTGAGGCAGCACCTGAAAACCTGCGCGGATTGATCTATCTTTGCGCCTACATCCCTGTCAGCGGCATGTCCCTGATCGATATGCGCAAGGCTGGACCCCGGCAGACGCTGCTGGGTGCAACTGCCAAGAACCCGGCCGGCACAGGCTACAAGTTCCTGCCCGATACCGCGCCGGACCTATTCTATCACGATTGCCCGGTGGAAACTGTTCGCTTTGCTCTGAAGAACCTCTGCTTGCAACCGATCCCACCGCAGGACACAGCGGTCCAGCTGTCTGAACGGTTCGAAGGCGTGCCCAAGGCCTATATCCGCTGCTTAGGCGATCGGGTGATCCCGCCGGAATACCAGACGCAAATGGCAGCGCAGCTGCCACCGCAGCGAGTCTACGACATGCAAACATCCCATTCGCCCTTCTTTGCGGACCCCGACGGGCTCGCCGATCTGATCGGGCGCATCGCAAAGGACTTCTGA
- a CDS encoding ABC transporter transmembrane domain-containing protein, producing the protein MVLLLVTACLFPLLYLTLELPKRIINDAIGAETSTITLMGQSFDQLTFLWILCGGFLLAVLCHGLLKMRINTMKGVLAERMLRRFRYQLIARVLRFPQPYFERVSQGELVSMVTSESEPMGGLMGDAVSQPVLQAGQMLTILFFLFLQNFWFGMAAIALIPLQGWLIPMLQRQINLLNKKRIKQVRALATEIGESAAGAATLRINGGWRYRMAIITARLGRLYDIRFEIYQKKFFMKFLNNFITQLTPFFFYAVGGFLVLQGKVSLGALVAALAAYKDLASPWKELLTYYNQTQDMGLRWEVILERFAPQGMVDEKLLAGEPEELERLRGDVVLDTVNVRDTDGNPVLEELSATFPAGQVIGIAAPSEEDRRALAELLTREILPATGTVTVAGQNLSGMHQATVAARIGYATSRPVLFQGSFGDNVMMPMRLRPLGAAHNLQQLEIAKRAGNSPDPFDAPWLDPKLAGFSSEAELRSWWLQLVEGIGSDTALFRRGIEQCFEAPAHPDLAERLVGLRPSVRKAILDAGLGVHVHFLEPEAYNPALPVAENLLFAASQQAMTGEVLHGHAEFLDQLKQLGLDEGLVALTRDVVEMLRQIFGMDGTGHPLFRKLGLDVGAYETALSLADRPGTVNAAALSREELAQLLIVPFTISAEQIGPAFEEEMKERILGFRRSHGQSLLKALGAGFVPFAEEAIAPTLTVLENALFGKISDAAGAKGDEVRKLVSELMVREGLRDQVVELIFDMPIAVGGQGLAASFAEPLAFCRATIKKPDILILDSAMASYDLETRVAVHKNLRKLLPGTTLIYLAPSFQSPDVFDVFFELRQGRLVSDEAQAAAAGDGAASQDLARKLRALEQTELFSGLNRRQLRLLAFGARWYDAKAGEVVFLKDDEASDGAYMILEGEAELYLPQPGGEDRLITTVGPGRLVGELGLIRHEARALSMIAATDLSCLRIGEEEFLAVVENDASTAFKLLQVVAGYVSN; encoded by the coding sequence CTGGTGCTGCTGCTGGTCACGGCCTGCCTATTCCCGCTTCTTTACCTGACGCTGGAGCTGCCGAAACGGATCATCAATGATGCAATCGGTGCTGAGACCTCCACCATAACCCTGATGGGGCAAAGCTTTGATCAGCTGACCTTCCTGTGGATTCTGTGCGGCGGCTTTCTGTTGGCGGTGCTGTGCCACGGCCTGCTGAAAATGCGCATCAACACCATGAAGGGGGTGCTGGCCGAGCGGATGCTGCGCCGCTTCCGTTATCAGCTGATCGCCCGGGTGCTGCGCTTTCCGCAACCTTACTTTGAACGGGTCAGCCAGGGCGAGCTAGTGTCGATGGTCACCTCCGAATCCGAGCCGATGGGCGGGCTGATGGGGGATGCGGTCAGCCAGCCGGTGCTGCAAGCCGGGCAGATGCTGACCATCCTGTTTTTCCTGTTCCTGCAGAATTTCTGGTTCGGAATGGCAGCCATCGCGCTCATCCCGCTGCAAGGCTGGCTGATCCCGATGCTGCAACGGCAGATCAACCTGCTGAACAAAAAACGCATCAAACAGGTGCGGGCGCTGGCCACTGAGATCGGCGAAAGCGCCGCGGGCGCCGCGACGCTGCGGATCAATGGCGGCTGGCGGTACCGGATGGCGATCATCACGGCGCGGCTGGGGCGGCTGTATGACATCCGCTTCGAGATCTACCAGAAAAAATTCTTCATGAAGTTTCTCAACAACTTCATCACTCAGCTGACGCCGTTTTTCTTTTATGCCGTCGGCGGCTTTCTGGTGCTGCAGGGCAAGGTCTCATTGGGCGCATTGGTGGCGGCGCTGGCAGCCTACAAGGATCTGGCATCGCCCTGGAAAGAATTACTGACCTATTACAACCAGACCCAGGACATGGGATTGCGCTGGGAGGTGATCCTGGAGCGCTTTGCGCCGCAGGGCATGGTGGATGAAAAACTGCTGGCCGGCGAGCCGGAGGAGCTGGAGCGCCTGCGCGGCGATGTGGTCCTGGATACGGTCAATGTGCGTGACACGGATGGTAATCCGGTGCTGGAGGAGCTGAGCGCAACCTTCCCCGCAGGGCAGGTCATCGGTATTGCGGCCCCCTCCGAAGAAGACCGCCGGGCCCTGGCGGAACTGCTGACGCGGGAAATTCTGCCCGCAACAGGGACGGTGACGGTGGCCGGGCAGAACCTCAGCGGGATGCACCAGGCAACGGTGGCAGCGCGGATCGGCTATGCCACCTCGCGGCCGGTTCTGTTTCAGGGATCTTTTGGCGACAACGTGATGATGCCAATGCGGCTGCGCCCGTTGGGCGCGGCCCACAACTTGCAGCAGCTGGAAATAGCCAAACGCGCTGGCAACAGCCCGGATCCCTTTGATGCGCCCTGGCTTGATCCCAAACTGGCTGGTTTCTCCAGCGAGGCGGAACTGCGGAGCTGGTGGCTGCAGCTGGTTGAGGGGATCGGATCCGATACCGCCCTGTTCCGCCGGGGTATCGAACAGTGTTTCGAGGCACCTGCCCACCCGGATCTGGCAGAGCGGCTGGTCGGATTGCGCCCTTCGGTGCGCAAGGCGATTCTGGACGCCGGTCTGGGTGTGCACGTGCATTTTCTGGAACCAGAAGCATACAACCCGGCGCTGCCGGTTGCGGAAAACCTGCTGTTTGCAGCCTCGCAGCAAGCCATGACCGGCGAGGTCTTGCATGGGCATGCGGAATTTCTCGACCAGCTCAAGCAGCTGGGGCTGGACGAAGGGCTGGTGGCGCTGACCCGTGATGTGGTGGAGATGCTGCGGCAGATTTTTGGTATGGATGGCACTGGCCACCCGCTGTTCCGCAAGCTGGGCCTGGATGTGGGCGCCTATGAAACAGCGCTGTCGCTGGCCGACCGGCCCGGAACCGTCAATGCGGCGGCGCTCAGCCGCGAGGAGCTGGCGCAGCTGCTGATCGTGCCTTTCACCATTTCGGCGGAACAGATCGGCCCGGCCTTTGAGGAGGAAATGAAAGAGCGGATCCTAGGCTTCCGCCGCAGCCACGGGCAAAGCCTGCTAAAGGCTTTGGGCGCCGGCTTTGTGCCGTTTGCAGAAGAGGCCATCGCCCCCACGCTGACGGTTCTGGAGAACGCTCTGTTCGGCAAAATATCGGATGCTGCCGGGGCCAAGGGCGATGAGGTTCGTAAACTGGTCTCGGAACTGATGGTGCGCGAAGGCTTGCGCGACCAGGTGGTGGAGCTGATCTTTGACATGCCGATTGCGGTGGGCGGGCAGGGGCTGGCCGCCAGTTTTGCCGAACCGCTGGCCTTTTGCCGGGCCACAATCAAGAAACCGGATATCCTGATCCTCGATTCCGCAATGGCAAGCTATGATCTGGAAACCCGCGTCGCGGTGCATAAGAACCTGCGAAAACTTTTGCCCGGCACCACGCTGATCTATCTTGCCCCCAGCTTTCAGAGCCCGGATGTGTTTGACGTCTTCTTTGAACTGCGCCAGGGCCGACTGGTCAGCGACGAGGCGCAGGCCGCGGCAGCGGGCGACGGGGCGGCCAGCCAGGACCTGGCCCGCAAGCTGAGGGCACTGGAGCAGACTGAACTGTTCTCCGGATTGAACCGCCGCCAGCTTCGTCTTCTGGCCTTTGGCGCCCGCTGGTATGATGCCAAGGCGGGCGAGGTGGTGTTCCTTAAAGATGATGAAGCGTCGGACGGGGCATATATGATCCTTGAAGGCGAGGCAGAGCTTTACTTGCCGCAGCCGGGCGGCGAGGACCGGCTGATTACCACAGTCGGCCCCGGGCGGCTGGTGGGGGAATTGGGTCTGATCCGCCATGAAGCCCGGGCGCTGAGCATGATCGCGGCGACGGACCTCAGCTGCCTGCGGATCGGCGAGGAAGAATTTCTGGCAGTGGTTGAAAATGACGCCTCCACGGCATTCAAGCTATTGCAGGTGGTGGCGGGCTACGTCTCCAATTGA
- a CDS encoding mandelate racemase/muconate lactonizing enzyme family protein — protein sequence MKLQDLDIIVTAPPAPGWGGRYWILVKVTTDTGITGWGECYASSVGPDAMTHVIRDVFARHMEGENPENIELMFRRAYSSGFTQRPDLTVMGAFSGLEIACWDILGKDRGRPVHALLGGRMNDRIRAYTYLYPLPHQDITEFWTSPEMAAEAAAQKTREGYTAVKFDPAGPYTMRGGHMPAMSDISMSVAFCKAIRDAVGDKADLLFGTHGQFSTAGAIRLGQAIEPYSPLWFEEPTPPDNIEDMARVARNLRIPVATGERLTTKAEFAAVLRAGAAEILQPALGRAGGIWEMKKVAAIAEVFNAQMAPHLYAGPVEWAANIHLAASIPNILLLETIETPFHDQLIKGSIRVENGFITPPEAPGLGIEVDEDLARAHPFTGTDLHLNMQEAPCDYANGNAFASGSPPIVD from the coding sequence ATGAAACTTCAAGATCTGGATATCATCGTAACCGCCCCGCCTGCCCCTGGCTGGGGCGGGCGTTATTGGATTCTGGTGAAAGTCACCACGGACACCGGCATCACCGGCTGGGGGGAATGCTACGCGTCATCAGTGGGCCCCGATGCGATGACCCATGTGATCCGCGACGTATTCGCGCGCCACATGGAGGGCGAAAACCCGGAAAACATCGAACTGATGTTCCGCCGCGCCTATTCCTCGGGTTTCACCCAGCGTCCGGACCTCACAGTGATGGGGGCCTTCTCGGGCCTGGAAATCGCCTGCTGGGACATCCTGGGCAAAGACCGCGGGCGGCCAGTTCATGCTTTGCTTGGCGGGCGGATGAATGACCGTATCCGCGCCTATACCTATCTCTACCCGCTGCCGCATCAGGACATCACGGAGTTCTGGACCTCGCCTGAAATGGCCGCCGAGGCCGCGGCACAAAAGACGCGCGAAGGCTACACGGCGGTGAAATTCGACCCCGCAGGCCCGTATACAATGCGCGGCGGGCATATGCCTGCAATGTCGGACATCTCGATGTCGGTGGCGTTCTGCAAGGCGATCCGCGATGCCGTGGGCGATAAGGCAGACTTGCTGTTCGGCACCCATGGCCAGTTCAGCACCGCCGGCGCCATCCGCCTGGGCCAGGCAATAGAACCCTATTCCCCGCTCTGGTTTGAGGAGCCGACGCCGCCTGACAATATCGAAGACATGGCCCGCGTTGCCCGCAATCTGCGCATTCCTGTGGCCACCGGTGAACGACTGACCACAAAGGCAGAATTCGCTGCAGTGCTGCGGGCTGGTGCCGCCGAGATTCTGCAGCCCGCCCTGGGCCGCGCCGGCGGGATCTGGGAAATGAAAAAGGTCGCGGCCATTGCCGAAGTGTTCAACGCACAAATGGCGCCGCATCTTTATGCCGGACCGGTGGAATGGGCGGCCAACATCCACCTGGCAGCCTCGATCCCGAACATTCTGCTGCTGGAAACCATCGAAACCCCCTTTCACGATCAGCTGATCAAGGGATCTATCCGGGTAGAGAACGGATTTATCACCCCGCCGGAGGCACCGGGCCTGGGCATCGAAGTGGACGAAGACCTTGCCCGTGCCCATCCGTTCACCGGAACTGACTTGCACCTCAATATGCAAGAAGCGCCTTGTGATTACGCCAATGGCAACGCCTTTGCCAGTGGCTCTCCGCCGATCGTGGACTGA
- a CDS encoding helix-turn-helix transcriptional regulator, whose translation MQERAAAAAAFLKTLAHEGRLMILCHLGTGEKSVGELEALLNMRQAAVSQMLARLREDDLVATRREGKTVFYSLTDGNTQELIALLYKQFCSGA comes from the coding sequence ATGCAGGAACGCGCCGCAGCAGCGGCTGCTTTCCTCAAAACGCTTGCCCATGAAGGGCGGCTGATGATCCTATGCCATCTTGGCACCGGCGAGAAATCCGTGGGTGAGCTGGAAGCCCTGTTAAATATGCGCCAGGCCGCAGTCAGCCAAATGCTCGCCCGGCTGCGTGAAGATGATCTGGTTGCCACGCGGCGGGAAGGCAAGACGGTTTTCTATTCCCTGACCGACGGCAACACACAAGAATTGATAGCCTTGCTGTACAAGCAGTTTTGCAGCGGCGCGTGA
- a CDS encoding adenylosuccinate lyase family protein: MAGSVFDSQVYGDLFGSGDAGRLFSDSAEVRAMLLVEGALAKAQGAAGVIPQESAAAISRAVVEIAIDPGVLKRPTGQNGVPVPGLVAAFREEMKAPEHAQYVHWGATSQDIMDSALMLRLRQVLALIETDLTAAVKTLGTLSKTHAELPMAARTYGQHATPTSFGAVAAGWGAPLLGLLEELPGLRRSCLLVSLSGAAGTSSALGPKADEVRAAMANGLGLGDPGHSWHTNRTPVLRIADWLARVTLAFGKLGEDGTALVQSGIGEISLGGAGASSTMPQKQNPVAPSVLAALARQGSGLLSVLQGASIQQHQRDGAAWFTEWMCLPQIVLGAASAAKTGRALCAGLAPNAAAMASALSDGLGMIHAEALSFALAAKMPRPDAQAAVKMLCQEAQSTRTPLQELVALAYPDLDAAALFDPAQQMGRAPWEALQFAKKTEELGGE; encoded by the coding sequence ATGGCAGGTTCCGTCTTTGACAGCCAGGTTTACGGTGATCTCTTTGGCAGCGGCGATGCCGGCCGCCTGTTCTCCGACAGTGCCGAAGTGCGCGCCATGCTGCTGGTAGAAGGCGCGCTGGCCAAGGCGCAGGGCGCGGCCGGGGTTATCCCGCAGGAGAGCGCCGCCGCAATCAGCCGGGCCGTGGTGGAAATCGCCATTGATCCCGGTGTTTTGAAGCGGCCCACAGGGCAGAACGGCGTACCGGTGCCAGGGCTGGTCGCGGCCTTCCGGGAAGAAATGAAAGCGCCAGAGCACGCGCAGTACGTGCATTGGGGCGCCACCTCGCAAGACATCATGGACAGCGCGCTGATGCTGCGGCTGCGCCAGGTGCTGGCGCTGATAGAAACGGATTTGACCGCAGCAGTAAAAACGCTTGGCACATTGTCCAAAACACATGCAGAGCTGCCGATGGCCGCCCGCACCTACGGCCAGCACGCCACCCCGACCAGCTTCGGTGCGGTGGCGGCGGGCTGGGGTGCGCCGCTGCTGGGGTTGCTGGAGGAACTGCCTGGCTTGCGCCGCTCCTGCCTGCTGGTGTCCTTGTCGGGCGCTGCGGGAACCTCATCTGCATTGGGACCGAAAGCAGATGAGGTACGTGCGGCCATGGCCAATGGGCTGGGGCTGGGCGATCCCGGACACAGCTGGCATACCAACCGCACCCCGGTCCTGCGGATTGCGGACTGGCTGGCGCGCGTGACGCTGGCATTCGGCAAGCTGGGAGAGGACGGCACCGCGCTGGTGCAAAGCGGTATCGGGGAGATTTCGCTGGGTGGTGCCGGCGCGTCCTCAACCATGCCGCAGAAACAGAACCCGGTGGCGCCTTCGGTTCTGGCGGCGCTGGCGCGGCAGGGCAGCGGTCTGCTTTCCGTCCTGCAGGGCGCTTCAATCCAGCAGCATCAGCGTGACGGGGCGGCCTGGTTCACCGAATGGATGTGCCTGCCCCAGATTGTACTGGGTGCAGCCAGCGCGGCAAAGACCGGAAGGGCGCTCTGCGCCGGCCTCGCGCCGAATGCGGCGGCCATGGCATCCGCGTTGTCGGACGGGCTGGGCATGATCCACGCCGAGGCGTTGAGTTTTGCCCTCGCCGCAAAGATGCCGCGGCCAGATGCGCAGGCGGCGGTCAAGATGCTGTGCCAGGAAGCGCAGTCCACACGAACCCCGCTGCAGGAGCTGGTGGCGCTGGCGTACCCGGATCTGGACGCGGCAGCCCTGTTTGATCCGGCACAGCAGATGGGCCGGGCCCCGTGGGAAGCCTTGCAATTTGCCAAGAAGACAGAAGAACTGGGCGGCGAATAG
- a CDS encoding TCR/Tet family MFS transporter: MIDAMGIGLIMPVMPGLITGVQGGSLAQAAVWGGVLSTVFAVMQFLFSPVLGSLSDAVGRRPVLLVSLFVMALDYLIMALAGTMWLLLLGRILGGITAATHSTAGAYIADISPPEKKAANFGLLGAAFGAGFVLGPLMGGLLGELGTRAPFYAAAVLVLVNFAFGWFVMGETVQDKNRRPFDWRRANPFGAFRAVGRIPGIKPLLWVYFLYSVAIYVYPAIWAYFTLERFGWQPQVIGLSLAVYGISMALVQGWLLRYTVIWFGERRTVIWGQLFDFIAFGILAFISSGTLALLLIPVSALGAVVQPALQGMMAQAVEDNQQGELQGVVTAVNALAMILSPLMMTAVFARFTGEGAGLYLPGAPFLLALMMMAIGCVVFLRSKTSVA, translated from the coding sequence ATGATTGATGCCATGGGCATCGGGCTGATCATGCCGGTAATGCCCGGCCTGATCACCGGGGTGCAGGGCGGCTCGCTGGCGCAGGCAGCAGTTTGGGGCGGTGTGCTCAGCACTGTCTTTGCAGTGATGCAGTTCCTGTTCAGTCCGGTCCTCGGCAGCCTGTCCGACGCGGTGGGGCGCAGGCCGGTGCTGCTGGTGTCGCTGTTTGTGATGGCGCTGGACTATCTGATCATGGCCCTTGCCGGCACTATGTGGCTGCTGCTTCTGGGCCGCATTCTGGGCGGGATCACCGCCGCGACGCATTCGACAGCGGGCGCCTATATCGCCGACATTTCGCCGCCGGAAAAGAAGGCCGCCAATTTCGGCCTGCTGGGTGCGGCCTTTGGTGCCGGATTTGTGCTGGGGCCGCTGATGGGCGGGCTGCTGGGCGAATTGGGCACGCGGGCGCCGTTTTATGCCGCCGCGGTTCTGGTGCTGGTGAATTTCGCTTTCGGCTGGTTTGTGATGGGCGAAACGGTGCAGGACAAGAACCGCCGTCCCTTTGATTGGCGCCGCGCCAACCCGTTTGGCGCCTTCCGCGCAGTCGGGCGCATACCGGGCATCAAGCCGCTGTTGTGGGTCTATTTCCTCTATTCTGTTGCGATCTATGTCTACCCTGCGATCTGGGCCTATTTCACGCTGGAACGTTTCGGCTGGCAGCCGCAGGTGATCGGCCTGTCGCTGGCGGTCTACGGTATCTCGATGGCTTTGGTGCAGGGCTGGCTGCTGCGCTATACAGTGATCTGGTTCGGCGAGCGGCGGACGGTGATCTGGGGGCAGCTGTTTGACTTTATCGCCTTTGGCATTCTCGCGTTTATTTCCAGCGGCACCCTTGCATTGCTGCTGATCCCGGTCTCGGCCCTGGGAGCAGTTGTCCAGCCCGCGCTGCAAGGGATGATGGCACAGGCAGTTGAGGACAATCAGCAGGGTGAACTGCAAGGCGTAGTGACCGCCGTCAATGCGCTGGCGATGATCCTGTCACCGCTGATGATGACGGCGGTATTTGCCCGCTTCACCGGTGAAGGCGCCGGCCTCTACCTGCCTGGCGCGCCGTTCCTGCTGGCGCTGATGATGATGGCGATCGGCTGCGTAGTGTTCCTGCGCAGCAAGACTTCCGTCGCGTAA
- a CDS encoding fumarylacetoacetate hydrolase family protein, with amino-acid sequence MKLLRYRAGGEVRPGLLDSRGAVRDLSAHVPDITGAVLGDETLGRLAALDPAELPLAKGHPELAPCAGQTGKFLGIGLNYTDHAEEMGMALPEHPILFLKATSSICGPDDDVILPRGSVAADWEVELGVVIGTAAKYVSEDDALNHVAGYCVVNDVSERDYQTKLTGQWTKGKSCDTFGPIGPWLVTRDEVPDPQNLWLTCDVNGARRQTGTTATMVFTVAQIISHLSQLMTLHPGDVIATGTPPGVGMGCKPQPVYLQPGDVMRLEIEGLGVQTQTVRSDV; translated from the coding sequence ATGAAACTGCTGCGGTACCGCGCGGGCGGCGAAGTACGGCCGGGTCTTCTGGACAGCAGAGGCGCAGTCCGGGATCTATCGGCGCATGTGCCGGACATCACCGGTGCGGTGCTGGGGGACGAAACCTTGGGCCGGCTGGCAGCGCTGGACCCGGCGGAACTGCCGCTGGCGAAAGGGCATCCGGAGCTGGCGCCTTGTGCCGGGCAGACGGGGAAGTTCCTTGGCATCGGCCTCAACTACACCGATCACGCCGAGGAGATGGGCATGGCGCTGCCAGAGCATCCGATCCTGTTCCTCAAGGCGACCTCTTCCATTTGCGGACCGGACGATGACGTGATCCTGCCGCGCGGCTCAGTGGCGGCGGATTGGGAAGTCGAGCTGGGCGTGGTGATCGGCACCGCAGCCAAATATGTCTCCGAAGACGACGCGTTGAACCATGTGGCAGGGTATTGCGTGGTCAACGATGTGTCCGAGCGCGACTATCAGACCAAGCTGACCGGCCAATGGACCAAGGGCAAGAGCTGTGACACCTTCGGGCCGATCGGCCCCTGGCTGGTGACGCGGGACGAGGTGCCGGACCCGCAGAACCTGTGGCTGACCTGTGATGTGAACGGCGCGCGGCGGCAGACTGGAACCACGGCCACGATGGTGTTCACCGTGGCACAGATCATCTCGCATCTAAGCCAGCTGATGACCTTGCATCCGGGCGATGTGATCGCCACCGGCACCCCGCCGGGCGTCGGCATGGGGTGCAAACCGCAACCGGTCTATCTGCAGCCCGGCGACGTGATGCGGCTGGAGATCGAAGGATTGGGAGTGCAGACCCAAACGGTCCGGTCTGACGTTTAA
- a CDS encoding Lrp/AsnC family transcriptional regulator: protein MKLDDRDSRILTLLQEDSRISNADLAEAVGMSPSALWRRVRALEEAGIIERYGAVVNAPAMGLGFQAIVHVHLTRHDPDKLVEFIRAVESSPLVQECYATTGQSDYHLRVLAPDLDAYNRFLEDFLFRLPAVASAQTNVVLRTIKRDRPVVP from the coding sequence ATGAAACTTGACGACCGCGATTCCCGTATCCTCACCTTGCTGCAGGAAGACTCCCGCATCTCCAACGCCGATCTGGCTGAGGCCGTGGGCATGTCGCCGTCGGCCCTGTGGCGCCGGGTGCGGGCGTTGGAGGAGGCGGGCATTATCGAACGTTACGGTGCGGTGGTGAATGCACCGGCAATGGGGCTGGGGTTCCAGGCTATCGTGCATGTGCATTTAACCCGCCACGACCCGGACAAACTGGTGGAATTCATTCGCGCGGTGGAGAGCAGCCCGCTGGTTCAGGAATGTTACGCAACAACTGGGCAGTCCGACTATCACCTGCGGGTTCTGGCTCCGGATCTGGATGCCTATAACCGGTTTCTGGAGGATTTCCTGTTCCGCCTGCCAGCAGTTGCCAGCGCCCAGACCAATGTGGTGCTGCGCACGATCAAACGGGACAGGCCGGTCGTGCCTTAG
- a CDS encoding zinc-binding dehydrogenase has product MQTIKAAVCHEFGAPLVIEEVQLAPPEMGEVEVTLDAVAICHSDISYAEGAWGGHLPAVYGHEAAGVVTTVGTGVQGFAKGESVVVTLIRSCGSCPSCAGGRPVICETPHDTVRGPLKTADGKPLDQAMACGAFAEKVVVDQRQIVKIPEDMGKDAAALVSCGVITGVGAVVNAAQLRAGQDVVVIGAGGVGLNAIQGARIAGARRIVAVDMSPGKLEIAKEFGATHGVLATEEKPWKAAYKALGGRGADAVLITVGAIPAYDQAPRYLARGGKAVLIGMPHSGAKAAYEPVVLAAMGQGLIGSKMGDVVIQRDIPWMVDLYQQGRLKLDELISGRWSLEQINEAIADTKTGSAKRNVIVFG; this is encoded by the coding sequence ATGCAAACCATCAAAGCCGCCGTCTGCCATGAATTCGGCGCTCCGCTGGTGATCGAGGAGGTGCAGCTGGCGCCGCCTGAAATGGGCGAGGTTGAGGTCACGCTGGACGCGGTTGCCATCTGCCACAGCGACATTTCTTATGCCGAGGGCGCCTGGGGCGGGCATCTGCCCGCAGTTTACGGGCATGAGGCCGCCGGGGTGGTCACCACAGTCGGCACTGGTGTCCAAGGTTTTGCCAAAGGTGAATCCGTGGTTGTCACCTTGATCCGCAGCTGCGGTTCCTGCCCCTCCTGTGCTGGCGGCAGGCCGGTGATCTGCGAAACGCCGCATGATACCGTGCGCGGCCCGCTGAAAACCGCGGACGGCAAACCGCTGGATCAGGCCATGGCTTGCGGCGCCTTTGCCGAGAAGGTTGTGGTGGACCAGCGCCAGATCGTGAAAATCCCGGAAGACATGGGTAAGGATGCCGCGGCGCTGGTTTCCTGCGGGGTGATCACCGGTGTGGGCGCGGTGGTCAATGCGGCGCAGCTGCGTGCGGGCCAGGATGTGGTGGTGATCGGCGCGGGCGGCGTCGGCCTCAACGCTATACAGGGCGCCCGCATCGCCGGCGCCCGCCGCATTGTAGCGGTCGACATGAGCCCCGGGAAACTGGAGATCGCCAAGGAATTCGGCGCCACCCACGGGGTGCTCGCCACCGAAGAAAAGCCATGGAAAGCCGCATACAAGGCGCTTGGCGGCCGCGGCGCTGATGCGGTGCTGATCACCGTTGGCGCCATCCCGGCCTATGACCAGGCCCCCCGCTACCTGGCGCGCGGCGGCAAGGCGGTGCTGATCGGGATGCCGCATTCAGGCGCCAAGGCTGCTTATGAGCCGGTGGTTCTGGCAGCCATGGGCCAGGGGCTGATCGGCTCCAAAATGGGCGATGTGGTGATCCAGCGCGATATCCCCTGGATGGTGGATCTCTACCAGCAGGGCAGGTTGAAACTGGACGAGCTGATCTCGGGCCGCTGGTCCTTGGAACAGATAAACGAGGCGATTGCCGACACCAAGACTGGTTCAGCCAAACGCAATGTGATTGTCTTCGGCTGA
- a CDS encoding DUF3307 domain-containing protein, with the protein MPEYVGSVLLLLCALQVKHLFADFFLQTPKMLSGRCAYVHAGRAQHAGVHVIGSAIVYALFSAPVPFILVLAALEWVVHFHIDFGKARFSERKKLNPQQAMFWQAMGSDQALHQLTYIAMAWAWVKYAAM; encoded by the coding sequence TTGCCGGAATATGTCGGATCCGTTCTGCTGCTGCTCTGCGCGTTGCAGGTCAAGCACCTGTTTGCCGACTTCTTTCTGCAAACCCCCAAGATGCTGTCCGGCCGCTGCGCCTATGTCCATGCGGGGCGTGCCCAGCATGCGGGTGTCCACGTGATCGGCTCGGCCATTGTCTACGCGTTGTTCAGCGCCCCTGTGCCGTTCATCCTGGTGCTGGCGGCGCTGGAATGGGTCGTGCATTTTCACATCGACTTCGGCAAGGCTCGGTTTTCTGAGCGCAAAAAGCTGAACCCCCAGCAAGCGATGTTCTGGCAGGCCATGGGATCAGATCAGGCACTGCACCAGCTGACTTATATCGCCATGGCCTGGGCCTGGGTGAAATACGCGGCGATGTAA